CCCGGCGCGCTTCTTCCTCGGACCGTCCGGGAAGGACCAGCACGGGCGCCATAAGGTAGAGCCGGTGGGTGCGGTGATCCAGCACCGCCAGCAGGGCGCACTCCATGAACCGGGCGACGGGGAGCAGGGGATCGGCGGGGGGCCGCCCCGGCAGCCGCTCGAGGAAGCGGACGGCATCGTAGCCCAGATATCCCACGGCTCCGCCGGCGAAGCGGAAGCCGGGGGCGACCGGGCGCCGGGGGACGAACCGGCGCAGGGCGGCGAAGGGGTCGGCCGGCCCGGGCGTGACGTCGAGGACGGTACCGCCGGGTTCGTCCCGGTGGTAGACCACCGACCCCGAGCCGGTGCAGACCAGTTCCCGGACCGGCCGGGCACCCACGTACGAATAGCGCCCCGACCGCTCGCCACCGCCCAGGCTTTCGAGGATGAATCCGGGCCCGTCGCCGGCCAGCCGCCGGAACAGGGTCACGGGCGTCTCCTGATCCAGGGCCAGCTCCAGAACCAGGGCCGCGGGTGCACTTGCCATGGCGGTCTCCTCTCCCTTCCCTTGGCGGCCGCCCGGTGATCGGGGGCCCGAAAACAAGCGGCGCCTTCCGTCCGGGGACGGAAGGCGCCGTTCCGTGGTGCCACCCCAATTAGGTCCACCGGGCGCGCACCCGCCTCGCGGCCGGCTGCCTCGACAGCGGCCGGGAGGCGGCAGGGTGCCTGTCGGGGACCGCGGTGCCGGCTGAAAGGACCGCGCCGGTGCCTGGGGGTGCCTGGGCAGCGCGATCCAGGCCGGCCCAAACAAAAAATCCCTTTCGCCTTCGGGGCGAAAGGGTGCTTCCGCGGTGCCACCCGAGTTAGGCCGGTGGGCCTCACTCGTTCGGGTACGGGCTTTACGCCGATACCCTCCCCCGGGTCACGGTGGGGGCTCCGGCAGGGCCTACTGGCGGCCGGGCAGGACGGGCGCCGCGTTCGGCCTGCGGCTTGCGGGTCCATTCAGCGTGCCCTGTGACGGACCGGCCTCGCACCATCCCGGATCCCCGGGTCGCCGGCTCGCTGGCCGCCGGTACACGCCTACTCGTCCCGCGCATTGCCTTTGGCGAGCTGAGCTGTTGCCTCGGATTGTAGAAGGACCCGCCGCAGATGTCAACTCAGTCGCCTCAGTCGCTGCCCAGCTCGTCGGGGAAAGCCCCCAGCACCACAAGGACCTGCAGCTCCTGCCCGTCCCGGTTGATCCGGAGGGTCACCCGGTCCCCCACCCGCTTCCGGTCCAGGTAGGCCACCAGATCGGGCACATCCCGCACGGCCTGCCCGTCCACGGCCAGGATCACGTCCCCGCCATAGGGGATCACCGTGCCGCCCAGGCGCCGGGGCTCGGCGGCCCGCAGGCCCGCCCGGTCCGCCGGGCCTCCCGGCACCACCTCGGCCACCTGGATGCCGTGGTCGACGGCCAGGCCGCGCTCCCGGTAGGAGGCCGGATCCACCGCCACGCCGCCGATGCCCAGCCACGGGTGCTGGACGGTGCCACCGGCCAGGAAGAGGTCCAGCTCGCGCTTGAGGATGTTGATCGGCACGGCGAACCCGATGCCGATGGACCCGGGCCGCGACTCCACGTTGGAGAGGATGGCGGTGTTGATCCCCACCACCTCGCCGCGGGCGTTGACCAGCGCTCCGCCCGAGTTGCCGGGGTTGATGGGCGCGTCGGTCTGGATCACCTCGCGGATGATCCGGCCGTTGGGCGCCTGCAGGTTGTTGCGGTGCAGGCCGCTGATCACCCCGGTGGTGGCCGTCTTGGGCAGGCCGAAGGGGTAGCCCACCGCCATGACGGGCTCGCCCACCGCCAGGGCATCGGAGTCGCCCAACCGGGCCGGGCGCACCTGGCCGGCGGGCAGGTCGGCCTGTAAAAGCGCCAGGTCGTGGCTGGGGTCCTGGGCCACCAGGCGCGCCTCCACCTGGGTGCCGTCGTCCAGCACGATCCAAAGCCGGGAGGCGTTTTCGACCACGTGGTAGTTGGTCACCACGTGGCCCTGGTCGTCGATCACCACCCCTGAGCCCGAGCTCTCCTCCTGGACGATGCCGAGCCAGGGGCTCACCCCTCGGGCGGTGCGCACCACCCGCACCACCGACGGCGCCACCTGGGCGTAGACCTGCGAAAAATCGACGACGGGCGCGCGGGGACCGCCGGACGGGGCAGGCTCCGTCACCGGGGTTTGCACGCCGGTGCCCGTCCCCGTTCCGCCGGACCCGGCTTCCGGAGCCCGGCCTGGCGCGGCCGCCAGGGGACCGGCCGTCACGGCATACAGGACGAGCCCGCCCCCCAGAAGGCCGCCCACCAGGGCGGTCACCAGCCGGGACCACCAGCCATGCCGCTCCTCGGGCCGATGCCGGGCGGCGACATCGCCAGTGTACGGGTCGTGACCGCCGCCGTCCCCGCTGCCCCCACCGTACCGGTCGCCGCTCCACCCGCCCGCCTGGGAGCGGGCCCAGGCGGGGCCGTCGCTGCCCGAGCGCTCATCGCCGCCGCCGGGTCCGGGCTGATCCGGCACCGCCGGCCGGGGTGACTCCGGGTCCGGCCCGGACCGGCCCGGCGGGTTCAGGGGACGGTAAAGCTGGCTGCCGTCGTTGAGATCCATGGCGTCCGGCTCCTTCCCGCGGGCAGCCTGCACTGGGCCGCCCGCCCAGCTTCCCATGCCATGCCACCGCAGCCGTCACCGAGGTCATTGTAACCCGGCGGCCCGGGCCGGCCGTTGCCGAATGGGCAAGAGGCTGTAAACGTTCTGTAAACGTGGAAGCCAGAGAAGACGATGGGGCCGGGCTTCCGCTCCGGGCCCCACCGCTGCGGGCCGCAGGGCCGGCAGGGCCAGGGCCGCGTGGCCGCCGGCCGGTCCGGCCCCACCGTCCCCTTCCTGTCTCGTCCGGTCCCGTACCTTCTCTAGCAGATGTCCCCGTCCGTCTCGTCAGGGCCGACGATCTGACGACGAACTCCCGCTCCTCCAACAACCTGCGCGGTTTCTGGCAGCCCATTACCGGCGGAATCAAGGAAGGCGAGACCTCGCGCGAGGCTTGCGTCCAGGAATCTATGAAGAAACGTCCCTGAGGGTGCGGGCTGAGGAGGTCCACCAAATTCAACCATCGTCTCCAGCCATTCTTCCGGGTGGCGGCCGCGCCCATCGATGGAGCCATTCAAGACGAACCGGCCCCAGGGCCCGGGGCACCCCGCCCCCGCCCGCGCGCCCGTTTCCGGTCACCACGGAGGCCGGGCGCCCCCGGCCCCTATCACGGTGCCGCCGGCGTTCCTGCCACCGGTGCCGCCGCCGCATCCCCCTGGTACAGCGGCACCAGCTCGCAGATGGCGTTGTAATCCGGCTCGCCGCAGTAGGGATCGCAGACGCCCATGGGGATCAACACGTTACCCTCAGGCCAGTGGACCTGCAGGTTGCCCGGCCGGATGCGGCTGATCCGCACCCGCCCGCGGAACTCGCCGTGGTCCGAACGCAGAAGGACCGGATCCCCGTCCTTCAGCCCCAGGCGCTCGGCGTCTTCCCGGGCCATGAACACCTGGTCGCGGCGGGCACCCGTCAGCGGGTCCACCTCGTCCCACACCATGCTGTTGAACTGCTTGCCCCGGCGGGTGCTGACGCGGAACCGGCCCTCCGGTACGTCCTGTTCGGGCAGCGGCGCCGCCACGAAGCGGGCCTTGCCGTCAGGGGTGTTGAACCGGTTCCCCGCGCAGAGCAGCGGCCCGCCCCACTGGAACTGGTCGCCCTTCTTCCGCAGGTGCTGGATGCCGTCGTACAGGGGCACCGTGCGGGCGATGTCCTCGCGGATCTGCTGGGGGCCTTCGTAACGAATGAGGTGCGCCCGCGCCGGGTCGACCCGCTCGGCGATGCGGACGGGGATCTCCCACTCGGGCCGGGCCTCGCCGATGCGGCGCCCGGGGATCTCCGGGCTGAAGATCACCCGCCGCTCGGTGGTGGTCTGGGTGACGCCCCCCGGCGTCTCGTAGCGGGTCGCCCCGGGCAGGATCACGTTCACGTCGGCCGGGTCCAGGAGCATCATGGGGTTGATCACGATGTCCTGGAAGACCCGCACCGGCACCCGCTCCAGGGCGGCCCGGACGTAGGCGGGGTCGGGCAGCGTCTCCAGGAAGTTGCCGCCCGCCGAGTAGAGCACGTCGATCTCCCCGCGGGACATGGCGTCGATGGCGGCGGTGGCCGTCAACCCGGGCCGGGCCGGCACCTCGAAGCCCCAGATGGCCTTCATCGCCTCCATGGTGGCCGGATCGCCCACGGGCCGGCCCATGC
This is a stretch of genomic DNA from Thermaerobacter sp. PB12/4term. It encodes these proteins:
- a CDS encoding S1C family serine protease encodes the protein MDLNDGSQLYRPLNPPGRSGPDPESPRPAVPDQPGPGGGDERSGSDGPAWARSQAGGWSGDRYGGGSGDGGGHDPYTGDVAARHRPEERHGWWSRLVTALVGGLLGGGLVLYAVTAGPLAAAPGRAPEAGSGGTGTGTGVQTPVTEPAPSGGPRAPVVDFSQVYAQVAPSVVRVVRTARGVSPWLGIVQEESSGSGVVIDDQGHVVTNYHVVENASRLWIVLDDGTQVEARLVAQDPSHDLALLQADLPAGQVRPARLGDSDALAVGEPVMAVGYPFGLPKTATTGVISGLHRNNLQAPNGRIIREVIQTDAPINPGNSGGALVNARGEVVGINTAILSNVESRPGSIGIGFAVPINILKRELDLFLAGGTVQHPWLGIGGVAVDPASYRERGLAVDHGIQVAEVVPGGPADRAGLRAAEPRRLGGTVIPYGGDVILAVDGQAVRDVPDLVAYLDRKRVGDRVTLRINRDGQELQVLVVLGAFPDELGSD